The Gossypium raimondii isolate GPD5lz chromosome 2, ASM2569854v1, whole genome shotgun sequence genome segment CTTCTCTATTGACTTTCTCTTTTGGCATCATTTCCCCAATGGCCCAGGTATCGAAACCCTGCAAACTATTAGATCCCACCTTTGTGCTCATGACCCTCGTTGTTTTTTCCTCCGAGAAACTTAATTTCATCAGAAGTTCGCGAATCACGTAAATGCATAAATACACCATGCAATGTCAGTGAATCACGTTCCAATCCAATGGAATGAGTGATCAAATAGAAACAAGAAGAATGCGAAGGAAACAGAACAAGGGAACAAACACAATAGTACcacaagaaaattgaaaaccaaATGAGTTACCACAACTAGACTCGCCCTTCCgagaaaccctaaaaccccGATCCCAGACAGTTTTACACAAACAAGAATTACCAAGAAGGTGAAACAAAAGTCAATTAGACAAAGGACCAAAAACCCTTACGCTTCTTAATACAAGAAAATGATTAGAAAACCTAATATAATGAAAAACTCTAAACTACATAACCTAAATGCATTTTTATAGTAACATATGTAGAATGACCATATTTACTAATAACGTAGAAAAGTCAAAAGAAGAATAAGCCATTAATGCTATACCATGCAAAGCGATACAAAACCATGCACACCCGCAAATCTTTAAGagaaaaaatgttaataaaatcaAGGAAACGACAAAACCTTGGCAGGAATGATGATCTTTCCCATCTAGCAATGCCTAGTGCAGGCAAGAAAATTCACGGCCAACCACGTATGAATCGGCCGTACACCTCGAGTGGCATGCCACCGCTTCAACTCAAACTCCACCGCATGCAGGGACCCCCATCACACTCAACCATTCGATTATTCTTTTAGATAGAATAAAGATGGACACAAACaccaaaaaaatggaaaaactcAAAATCTTGGAGAAATTTTTTTGCTACGCTACCAGGcgtcattttttttttttttgataatattATCCATTATTCTTCTACTAGGGGCAAAACtatattgatttggaagaaCCCATTTTTGCATCAACGACTTCAATCTATTCACAATGacttttgaaacaaatttatatAGTACCGTGCAGAGGctaataggatgaaattgagacAAATATTCAGGGttatcaacattcaaaatcaacACAAGGAAGGATGATTAAGCCAACCAACAAAGCTGCCACCATTTCAAATATTCTTAACAAAGTCATAGATATTTTCTCCCACCACTTCCCATTTCTcttgataaaaaattacatgGATTCCATCAACACCAAGAACTTCCAAAGGATCCATATAAAAAAACAACCTTATTGATTTCCTCATTCGTTATAGTGGCCTTTAAAGATTCAAACTCAACATCAAACATCCTATAAAACAATCCCTGTTGGACAGAACCATTACTCAGCAACCTATTCTTTTGTAAAAAAGTTTTTGTAAAAATCAGTGGCCATATGTTGTAGAACTCCAGGGTCATCATACCAACTATCATCCCTAAGTTTTAACATTGTTATCGTATTAGCCTTCTCCTAGTAATAAAGTTAGCATGAAAGAATTTTGTGTTGCGGTCACCTTTGCACATCCATTTACAATGGGTTTTTTGGATGCCATAGATTTGCCTTTTAGGTAATGACCTGCTTTAATTCACCTCTGAGCTCTCTCTAGATTACGAAGAAAATATGAAGGATACTTATCAAGTCTCTTCTTAATCCCTTCAGCCTAGCCATCAGTACCCTTTTCCTATTTCCAACATTCCCAAAGGATTGAAAATTCCACTTCTTAACTTTAGAACAAAATTTTTCGACATTAGTCACCACGTCATTTCCTGAAGCCCAAGATTGTTTAAGGAGCGTATCAAATTGGTCATGATCCAGTGAATAAGAAACAAATCTAAAAGGCTTTAGCATATTGGAAAAACTCTGAATAACACTAGAGAGACAAATTAGTCGATGATCAGAACCTATGCGTTGAAGATGAGCCACAAAAGAATCAGGAAACAAATCCATCCAATCTGCATTACAAATGAACCATCCAGACGTTGGAAAAGTGATCCCCTATTCCAAGTGAAAGATGACATTTAATAACCCAAATCAAACATTCCATGATCAAACATAAAGTCCCAGAAAAGTCCATCAATACCCAAACGCACCATTGCCcctcattttctctcttcatgGGACACAATCACATTAAAATCTCCTCCAAGAAGCCATGGCACATTCCTTTGAGGCCTCAAAGATGCAAGATAATTCCATAACAACTTACGCTTTGAAGCATTCGAGTAGCATAAACAACAGTAAAAAGGATACTTTATTTCATACTTTACTTGACATGACGACAATGGACGACTTGATTTGACACCTCAAGGATATCAATCATCAAATTCTCATTCCAGAGAATACCTTTGCTTCTACTTCGAATGAACAATCAAACTTTGTTCTCATTATTACCTCATCTACTTTTTTTTCCCACTTATTCTCGTTTCAGGTAAaactaaaatatctaatttatgATACCTCAAAATATTTTGTAAGATAGCACCGAATTTGGAGCTTGCAGCCCCTTGACAATCCAGCATATGATTTTAATATccataaaaaaaagagagtatagACCACAAAAACTGTCACAAAGCCAAATTGCCAATCACTGGAGTTACCACTGTACTTACTTTAACATTTTCTCTATATTCGCTCGGGTTTCTCCCAATCGAACTCCCCACCACAGGTCCAACACTCCTGCTACCAAGCCCTATCAAAAATCATTTCCATAGGAGCCTCACAACCATCCCCTGCAACAATATCCTTACTTGACTTATCAAGTTCTTTTGAGAGTGACTCAATCCATTTGGCCAGTATTAGTTTAGCAAGTTGTTTTTATTCTATCCTTTTACGAACTTTATGCTCGTTTTTAGTAGTCTTCTTTATGGCTAAAACCTTGTTTCCTTTTTGTGCTGAACCACCTTTCTCTATGCCTAGTTCATGCATGACACACATAACCTCAAAATTCACAGCACTATCTTCAACAGTGACAACTTTATGGCACGTCTTATTTCTCTCCACCATCACCTTTACTTCACATTTGTTTTTATCCAATCCCTTATTTCTTTCTACCATCACCTCATTTCCTTGAATTTCAACTCCTCTCACACTCTTCTTTCcatatctatttttaatatcagtcattatcttttctttattaGTATCATTCAACTCTACAAATCTCTGTTGGAACAATGGCAGCAGCAAACATCAAACAAAGTTACAAAACTGTATTTGCAAGACTGAAGCAAGAAGAATCGAagcaaagaaaaagcaaaagcaaTGAACAAAATTGAATACTCAAAAAGTTGTGGCGAACATtacaaatttttcattttaaaatttgaaataaaaggagttACAATTTGTTCATTTGACGCTTACCTACTAATCTAACGCCTCCACTAATTTACAACCAATGTAAGCTTAAGTCAAATACAAAATGAGTGACATATCGCTTTTACATTAGCTATCTAATCACAAACTTAATCTTACTAACTATTAAAGCTAGTTACAATTAAACTGAACTAAATTACATCAAAACAAAACAGCAATGTCAGTTGCTTCATTTGGTCCGAAAACCATTCGTGCGCACCAAGCAAAATGAGTGAGCTCGATAGTCTGCTGGTCTCGACAAGAGCATGCTTCGCTCCATGTTGCATTGCGATCCGactttcaacactcctccttggactgtaTGCAACACATTCCAATTGCACTTCTCAAAGATTCAAATCGAGCAGCCCCTAAGGACTTGGTCATTATGTCAGCCAATTGTGCCTCTGAGCTGCAATGCACAAGACTGACTTCCTTTGCTTGTTCAGCCTCTCTAACAAAATgcagtttgattttaaaatgcttAGTCTTACCATGGAACACAGGGTTCTTGGCTATTGCAACTGCAGACTGATTATCCACCCAAATTTCAGTTGCTTCATCTTGAGTTTCATTAAGGTCATGAAGCAGCTTCCTTAGCCAAATGGCCTGATTAACTACTCCTGCTGCAGCAATGTATTCTGCTTCAGCTGTGGACTGAGCAACAGTTTGCTGCTTTTTTGAACTCCAGTAAAACATCCCCGATCCAAGTGTGAAGAAGTATCCTGAGGTACTCTTCATGTCATCGAGGGATCCTGCCCAGTCACTGTCAGAGTAGCCTTCTAGTTTCAGTTGGTTCCCACTTTCAAACATTACACCAAAATTAGCAGTGCCCTTGATGTATCTAAGGACCCTCTTTGCTGCCTTCAAATGTGCCTCATTGCAACAATGCATAAATCTCGATAACAGGCTGACACCAAACATGATGTCTGGCCTGGTTGCTGTTAGATACAACAGACAACCAACTAGGCTTCGATAGTGCCTCTCATCAACCCTCTGCTGATCACCACTGCTAGTCAGCTTTTCTCCTTGGGCCACAGGTGTGCTGACTGCTTTACAgttatgcatgcaaaatttgTCTAGGATCTTCAAAGCAAATGAGTGTTGGATGATAAAGATACCTCGATCAGACTGGTGAACTTCCATGCCAAGGAAGTAAGTCATGATCCCCAAATCTGTCATTTCAAACACTTGCTGCATTTGGACCTTGAACTCATCAATGAGCTCAACTTTGCTCCCTGTCACAAGCAAATCATCCACATACAAGGAGACAATCAGCAAGGTTTCATGTTCTGACCTTTTAACATACAGAGTAGGCTCACTAAGGCTCTTCACAAATCCAAGTTTGGTCGTAAGCATCAACTCACATACCAGCCCTTGGTGCTGCTTGAGCCATAGAGGCCTTTCTCAACTTGTACACTTTGTCTTCATGTCCAACAACttcaaaaccttcaggttgctCGATGAAGATCTCCTCCTTGAGAAAACCATTCAGGAATGCTGATTTGACATCCAATTGGTGAACTCTCCATCGCTTACGAGTGCTAAAGCAAACAATGACTTAATTGTATCCGATCTTGCCACTGGAGCAAAAGTCTCCAAGTAGTCCACACCATACTTGATCAGCCCTTCACCACAAGCCCGGCCTTGTGCTTGTTCGATGAGCCATCAAGATTGTACTTGGCCCGTACACCCATTTTACTCCTATGACCTTCTTGTGTTCAGTGCGCTCACCAACACCCAAGTCGATTTTTATTGATCATTTCCAACTCAGCTTCCATAGCTTTCATCCAGCTTCTGTCCTTGGCAGCCTCTTCAAAGTCTGAGGGCTCAATCACAGCAACATTGCACCTCTGATAGACATCAGCCAAAGTTCTGGTGCCCCTCACTGGTGTATCATCGACAGCATCATTACTTGGTCCTTCTTCTGCAGGTTCAGCAACCAAGTCTAACTGGTCCAATTCAGACAAGTCAGCCTCAACACCATTCTAATTCCACACCTTTTCCTCATCAAACTTTACATCCCTGCTGACTAAAACCTTCTTTGCTGTAGGATCATACACTCTATAACCCTTCTTGTTGCTGCTGTAGCCAACAAAGATTCTTGGAGTAGCCCTGCTCTCTAGCTTGGTCCTCTTTTCCACTGGAATAAGAGCATAACACACACAGCCAAACACTTTCAAGTGTGTTACCACAGGTTTGACTCTATGCCAAGCCTCAAAAGGAGTCTTATCCTTGACTGCTCTAGTTGGCAGTCTGTTGAGCAGATATACTGAGGTGTTgactgcctcagcccaaaacTGACTTGGAAGCTTGCCTTGAAACAAGAGGCACCTGGCCATGTTCAGCACAGTCCTATTCTTTCTCTCACAGACTCCATTCTGTTGAGGAGTATAGACTGTTGTGAGCTTATGGTGAATCCAAAGATCACACAAAGCTTCAAATCTCTCGAGACATATATTGAGCCATTATCATCCTCAAGGCTCTAATTTTGCAACTGACCGATTTTTAGCATAAGCCTTGAATTTGCGAAGGCTTCAAACACTTCGACTTTTGCTTCAAGAAGTAGACCAAAGACAACCTTGTTAAATCATCTATAAACAGGCAAAGTACTGTTCTCACCGATTGAAGGTGTTCTCATAGGGCCACAAACATCGAGTGCACCAATTGAGCTTGTTTTAAGCTCTCCAAGCCTTGTCGGCAGGAAAGGCGGTCTAGCACGCTTACCAAGCTGACAAACCTCACAAACATTCCCACtaacttcaatttttgaaatgtcATCAACCAAATTCAGCCTATGTAACAGATCGATGGATCTAAAATTTGCATGGCCTAGTCTCCTATGCCACAAGTCAGTGCTTTCAACAAGGCTGGTGTATgcctttttttctatttggcTAACATCTAGCATGAAGCACCTATCAGTCATAGAGACTGTGACTAACTCCAGACCATTCATGTCTTGAACAATACAACAACCATCCTTAAAAACCAATGTATAGCCCTTTTCAACTAATTGACCTACACTAAGCAAATTCTGGTCTAAGTCAGGTACAAAAAACACATCTGAGATCAGCTTGTTACCTGAACCAGTGCTAATCAACACACTGCCCTTGCCTTTAGACTCAATCAGCCTGCCATCTCCAATTCTAATCCTCGAGTGGAAGCTTCTGTCTAGGCCCTTGAACAGCTTCTCATCTGCTGCCATATGGTGTGAGCAGCCACTGTCTAGTAGCCAATCATTGCTGGCCTTGGTTGTGCCAACAAAACAAGTTGCTGTGAACACTTGCTCCTCCTGAGCTTGAATGTCCTCAGCAGGTCTAGCTTGTTGCAGAGCAGCCTCCCTTGGTTTGCCCTTGCACACCTTCTCCACATGGCCAAACTGCTTGCACTTTCTGCACTGAATATCTGGCCTAAACCAGCAATACTTTTCTGAATGTGTTGTCTTCTTGCAATGAACACATGGTGGGAACACCCTTTTTGCTTCATCTCTTCCTGACTTGACCCTTCTATTGTGCCAAAGCTTCTTGCCTTTTGCACTCACACTCGAGCCTTCACTGGCTTTAGCCTGGAAAGCAGCTTCAGGATTCTCCTCCTGCCTATTTGCCCTCCTTTGCTCAAGTGCATACAGGGAGTTTATCAGCTCAGACAATGAAATGGCTGATAAGTCCCTCGAGTCCTCAAGTGAAGagatttttaactcaaatttttcagggagagttgtaatgaccTTTTCAACAACTCTGCtctctgtgaagtccactcccaGGAGCCTAATACTGTTGACAATGGCCATTATCCTGTCTGAGTACTGCTTGATGGTCTCAGACTCCTTCATcctcaaattttcaaagtctCTCCTGAGGTTGATCACCTGCTGTTGCCTTATCTTGTCAGTCCCCATGAACTCCTCCTTCAGCTTGTCCCAAGCCTGCTTAGGTGTGTCACATGCCATGATGCGTGTGAATATCACATCAGACACTCCATTCTGCAGACAGGCCATAGCCTTGTGCTTCTTGGCTCGTTCCTCAGCATGTTGCCTCATCTGTGCAATAGTGGGATTGGCTCTCAATGGAGGTGGTTCAGCATCATTCTCGATCACACTCCAGAGATCATGTGCCTGGAGGTAAGTCTTCATTTTGACTATCCAAATGTGATAGTTTTCTCCAGTGAACACAGATGGAGGAGGTGGAGTGAAACTCATCCTGCTAGACTGAATCCAAATGCTTCGATCTTACCAAATTTTGAACTTGCTATTGGTTTTGATTCGAACACAACAGATTGCATACAAAGGCCCCTCAAAGACTCGGGCtcatgataccatttgttggaacAATGGCAGCAGCAAACATCAAACAAAGTTACAAAACTGTATTTGTAAGACTGAAGCAAGAAGAATCGAagcaaagaaaaagcaaaagcaaTGAACAAAATTGAATACTCAGCAAAGTTGTAACTGAACATtacaaatttttcattttaaaatttgaaataaaaggagttACAATTTGTTCATTTGACAGTTACCTACTAATCTAACTGCCTCCACTAATTTACAACCAATGTAAGCTTAAGTCAAATACAAAATGAGCTGACATATCAGCTTTTACATCAGCTATCTAATCACAAACTTAATCTTACTAACTATTAAAGCTAGTTACAATTAAACTGAActaaattacatcaaaataaaacagCAATGTCAGTTGCTTCATTTGGTCCGAAAACCATTCGTGCGCACCAAGCAAAATGAGCTGAGCTCGATAGCTGCTGGTCTCGACAGTAGCATGCTTCTGGCTCCATGTTGTATTGCAGTCCAGCTTTCAACAATCTCGAGTCGTCCAAATCCACAAAGATATTGAATCGAGTTTTTTCCAGTAATTCCTTCTCACTGCTAGCATTTTTTCCATTattgtttgttgttgtttgtcTAGTTGGACATCATTTCTATTTAGCTGTTTTCATCCAAGGACCAAACTAGCTTCCCCCTCTGTAATTTTCTCAACAACAGGTAGAGATGGACGAGATTCACTTGCACCATTCCAAGCCAAATCCGTATCATTGACTTCCGAAAGACACCACTTTTGTTTATGACCATAGCATCTACATTTGTAACAGATTGAAGGGAGTCCTTCATACTCAACACAATAAGGGATACAATTGATTTCAACAAAGGCTTTCAGAGGTTTCTTTAGATCTACCACCAATGCAAATCTAGCAAATTTCCCTCTTATTCCTACTATTGTTTTGTAATCTATATTAACCACCTTCCTCAATATCCCTATTATGATCCTCCGAAGCTTCTTATTATAATCCCTGTATAAAAGTCCCAGCACTCTCATCCACACAATTGCTTTAGAGGGATAACATTCCTTTGTGGAGAAATCACGACTCCAAGGCTGAATCGTAATGTAGTTCCTATAAACCATCCAAGGTCCCTCAGTTAAAGCCTTTGTGTAGTCTTGGcttatagaaaatttaacaatataatagtCATTATCTAGATCAATTACTTGGAACGACCTAACCAGTTTCCAAGTATCTGTATTTCGTTGAAGAGGgctttataaccaatcaaacgTCCCAAGAGCTTCACCACCACTGTCTGTTCTATACTTTTATCCAATATTTATTGCACCCGATCAAAGAAGAAAACCTCTAGATACGGTCCTTCCAATGAAACTCTTATATCACCTACAATTATGTCTAAGTCTTTATTCTTTAATATTGCATCTGTATCTCCACCATTGTTACCTACATTCACCATAAGAATCTCcttgaataattatttacccTGGTCAGAATCCTCCATATTCAGGTCCCCTGTAGAATTCGCATCTAGATCCTTGTTCCAAACTTTCTTGGTTGCTCTTTCAATCCCTGAGGGAATTGGAGAGCCAAGACGCTTGAGAGCCAACGAAGTGTTAACCATCGGAGAGagtgtttttatataattatattaataagttatgcaaccatatatatatatatacaaatgcTCCAATTATACTTATGAAATACAAAAGTTCATTCTTAAATCATACTTCCTTGAGATAAGTTGTGTGTACACACCATACATGCATTACACCCATTATTCCATACTTAAGAAGAGAACATTAATAACATTTGCATGGAGGCCATATATGTGatattcatatacatgtatatatatgcatatttcatATCAAATGAAAGAAGTCCAATGTGTTTTACATGGAAGATTCACGTCTTCATGTTTTAATGCCACAAATGACTACTTTACAtgttttaatgctattttttatacaatacttaaaattacaaataactCATATTCAACCAAAAAATATGAGGATAATGAGCTTCAacacactcgaacccacgtcctcctgcGTTGGTAATAATGTCTATGCTaattgagctaagactcaatcgcaAAAGTTAACGAGAACTTGAGTTTTAAGAATACCATCAAATACAAGTTTCAATCAATTAAGCATGCCATATTCATTTCATGAAATCAAAGCATTTCGCAAACTCGTCCATAATCAAGAAGAGAACAAATTACAATCTAAACTACCGGTTTTAGCTTCTTCttttgcttttcattttcttggTTATAACTCCTTAATTCTGGTATTGTGCCGAAAATAGTCTCTAATATTTGCCTAATTAGTGACTTTagcttttattctttttttaaccattttaatttcaccgttccatttttatgaaattggtcatttttttaACAGGATTGATGGTGTGTCCGTTAGTTGATTAATAGTCAACAACATTTGTTGATGTGGCACtctatatatacaaaatttctAGCGTAGCATTATTTTGTATTATATGTCACGCcaacaaaacaattaaaacaattaataattaataattaataattttttgttttacatcttcaattaattttagtttaatttaatttatttttaaaatctaacataatgagtatattttattttgagtttttaaaactcttgttttctttttaatattcatTCGTTTCTTGAATATGATTTTCTctaatattaatgatattttgtgGAATTGAGGGCTTTGTGAAGACCAAACCATGTTTTAAACATGCGGTTCCTCTTAAATTATTCTTGTCATTAAcagaaaatgtaattttagtcCTAATGAAAGTAAAATTTGAGCATATTGTTTAGCGAAATTGAAGGAACTTTGAATTAATGTAATAATTCTTGCCATTAAATTACATGGTACCTGCCACACTTAAGTCAAATATTAGCTATGTTTGTTCGCTCATAAAAAGCTAACACAATTTGTATTTTGAgtaatttgtataatatttggcaagtttagataccaaattggaaaagaaaaaagagcttaggtaccaaattaaaaaaattgtcaagtttagataccaaatattatatttagccaaaaagaaaaaataaaaaaaacaccaaGAAAACCCAACAGCCCCGGAGCCCGGTTCAAAAGCCGCGTACTTGTCTTAGGGCATATCTTCTCCTTCAGTCGAAATTTGAAAGGCAAACCAAAGAAGAATTTTTGTATTAACAAGTTACTTCCGAGTTACTGAGCGACAAAATCGTCCTGGCTTTGCTTTTTCTCCCTCAAATCTCTTTGAATTGGTAACCTTTTAGCACTTTCTTTTCCTATAATGATTTATGCTTTCGGATAAATTCCTGCTCATAATTTTGctttatgttctttttttcCCTGAAGAAATTGTTCCAATTTGCTCTAATCAATCATTTTTGTATgatatatagtttatattttcatttcatttcatttatatatcttGTTTAGAAATGTAGCAAGAGATTAAACCTTgctaaggaaaaaaaaagtaaaattaggtaAAGAGACGTATAATCTTCCATTTTCGTGTTGGAGAGTTTCCTATTGAACTGTTGGTTTTGTGTTTCTGCCTTTGAGTGGACCCTTTTGATAGTTGGTTGTTTCATGTTCcgttccttttcttttaatgttgAGAGTTTAGAGTGATATATGTTTCATTATTGAAGGTAGTGTCATACTTTCTTTGGTAAAATGATGTTTTTTTTCTATCTATTGCGGATATATATGGCATTTTATTAAAGTAGTTCATGAACTGCTGATATTGCAGGGTTGGGTGAATAAATAGGACATTTAGATGTTGGGGAAAGGAAGGAAAGTGTCTGGTAGAGGAGAGACGGTCACGGCAAATTATGCTTTTGGCCCAGCTGAAGATGATGCTATTATAAAACACAGGCTTCTGACCCGTACAACTACTACGAGAGGCGAACCACCATTGAAGAAACTTCAAAGGAAGTTTACCTCATTTGTGTTAGAGgttgaaaaagatgaagaaaactATAATGATTGCGCAAAACTTTCCAAGGCTTTCTTACAAGAGTTGTCCACTTTTGAGATTCCTTTACTAAAGAGTAAAGCTGTTATTGATGCAAATCTTAGAGAGAAGGAGAACTTCAATGAGTTAAAAGATGAGATAAATAGGCAGATATCGCTTGTGCAGACTGACATAGAAGAGCTAAAGAAACAACTAGAGGAAAGTAAGATTGAAAGGCAACACAAGGAGGAGTGTGAGGCTATTAGGAAACTGATCTCCGCACAGCCACCAAGATCCGAGACACAAAAAAGCATAAGAGAGATAGAGAAAGAGATTGCGGCATTGGAGGCAGAGAATACTGCTGGTTCAAGGTTGCTGGAGCTTCGGAAAAAACAGTTTGCGTTGCTGCTGCATGTGGTATGTTTAATTCTGCAACTTACTTGCAGTTTTCAATGTTTC includes the following:
- the LOC105787947 gene encoding THO complex subunit 7A — protein: MLGKGRKVSGRGETVTANYAFGPAEDDAIIKHRLLTRTTTTRGEPPLKKLQRKFTSFVLEVEKDEENYNDCAKLSKAFLQELSTFEIPLLKSKAVIDANLREKENFNELKDEINRQISLVQTDIEELKKQLEESKIERQHKEECEAIRKLISAQPPRSETQKSIREIEKEIAALEAENTAGSRLLELRKKQFALLLHVVDELQNTIEEDQKSLIEEMRMVTEEQKSGMDDASGGSEAMAVD